The Carassius gibelio isolate Cgi1373 ecotype wild population from Czech Republic chromosome B11, carGib1.2-hapl.c, whole genome shotgun sequence genomic sequence AAATGATGAACATTTAATCATGTGATTAAGGTGATGTCACGCTGACTGACCTGTGTCTCGCATCTTCTGTCCCAGTTCCTGGCCTTTGATACACAGCTGCTGATCGGGAACAAGCAATACGCAATGAGTCCTGAAGAATATATCTTTGCAACACTCAGTCTCTACCTGGATATTGTGTACTTGTTCACGTTCCTGCTGCAGTTGTTTGGTAACGGGAGAGAATGAGCGTGTTTGTGCTGGAACAATGTCCGTCATGTACAATACTGATCGCTAATGTTTCAAACCTCGACATGTGGCCTTTTAAAACCAACTCTGAAAGAATGATTCTCAGGGACTGAGATATGCACTTCATGTGTtattcaaagacaaaaaaaaaaaaaaaatcacaggacTAAATCCTTCTGAATATATTTGGTTGCaccacatttgtttaaataaaaataaaattgaaaatacaattaaaattctAAATTCCCATCCAATCATGAACTATTGGCTTAAAAGGAGCTACTACAATGAAGTAAGGTCTTTTATGCATATGACAAATGATTTTATCTATAATTGTGTCAATAACAATTTCCACTCAGCTGGCAGTTGAAAGTTCAGAAAgttcaaatgtggagtttatATTAAGCTCTATTATTTTCATACCAACAATctgtttatttgttatataaatgtaatgcagTCATTGAGTGTGTTAAGATAACGGAATATTCTCAAACTGTGTTATATGAATATATGATTATCACATTTTGCAATACAATTTTATCAATGTACTATAGTATTGTAACTTTTACACACAGgttattctgtatttttaatgtactACAGCACTTCTGTTTACAACTTACGCCTGTCCTCATAAAGGGATTCATATTTCTGTCTATGAAAAAGAAATGCACAGATATTAATGATAGACAGATATAAACTGTGTTTACAAACTGAGGTGTGCAACACATCAGACATCAGGAACGCGTGACCCACACACAATCCCTACCGTTTCTTGGTAGTTGGATAATGGCTGTGATAAAGCTAGACAAAAAGAGTAGATAAGAAGAAGAATGAAAATAATGATGCATGTCAGTATTTATAATTGAAATGAATTTGTAGATTGATAATAATGCTTACGAATAATAAACACAGGAACCATGCGAGTCTTGTGTATGTGTTGTGTATCTTTTCAAACATATTCTGGTCAGAATTCTCAATGATATCACATACGCAGGAGAGGAATGTGACCTTATATCAGCACGGCTATGGGCacattgcagattttttttttttttttttatctctcctttgctgaaatttagtgGGTGACTAAAATGATGGGTTTTGCTGGTAACCGGTTCCAGAATCAAATCACTGGGGGCGTTTCTGAAATGAGTAAGGTCTTTATGCATGATATATTCATTCCATCCATTTTAAGGGTTATCACTGTGCCATCATTGCAATTTTAAGAGTGAATCCTGCAGATCTCATTCCTGAAACTTTGCCTTGTGTATGGTCTCTTAGCAgcttaaaaaacacatttattcacTTTATTCAGATACTGAATGGATTATATAGAGAACATGATAAGCTATATTAATGCTGTTACGTATGCCTAAGCTCATGgaggatgagtgtgtgtgtgtgtgtgtgtgtgttagtctgATCCCACTGGAAGAACAGCTTGTCATTCTTTGTTCAGGCTACCAATCACCTTTCACCTTAAATATCCACAGTTCCTACATGCTGGCAGCTTTCTGCTTGTTTTGTGGTTTGACTGTTGAAACATTCACCATATGAAGGTATGTGTGCATAAAGGTGAACTACAGAGGTTTGTTAGCAGATTTCAAGTGCTTCTTGTTTCagattctttaaatatatttgttatattgttCATTAACAGTCGATACTGTttcctaaaaaaaattatcaaacagGATAAAAACACACTAATGGGGCAAGGCCGTCAGTGCAATAGACAAGTGGGACTTGATGACCAGactttgaaataatatatttggaaatatttgaaattattgcTCTGATCTGCAGCGCTCACGTGAGGATGACAAAAACCTCTAGGCTCTAGCTTCCGAAATGGTGTCAGTGACTAACACAAGCCATTCATCAAGGTAATTCATAATGCAGATTCCCACCTCGTCCAGAGACAGTCCACTAGACACGACTGTATATTGATAAGCCTCCCCCTCAAACACGAATCTTGAGGATTTTCAACGCTCAAGCACCACCGAGTTGGCCGTGGCCTTGCCGATTGGCAAAATCCCAAAACCTTGTGGAGAGATACCATCACTTTATATAATGAGCATGTgtcatttaggcttttattcacgtCTAAACTATGATCCACATGAAGCACATTAGGTTTGTTTTAGTGCATTATGTTCATACATGACCATCTTGATCTTGTGAGTATTCGTCAGAACTTATATTACATTTGCATAGACACTGAAATGTACAATATTTGTGCATTAACAGCGTCTTAACGTGTAATACTGATGTACTGACAACATCTAAAACTAATTATTTACCCATGAACACCTGAACAGACTTACAAATCATTCCTTACGAATATTGAACTTGTGGCGTATATTGTGCTCTTTTGTCCCATCAGTGACGTATTTAACAGTTTACTCATTTACTTCTCTATTCAGTGATCCTCATTTCCATCCTCAGCAGCATCCATACGCTTCAAAAGCCATGCTCGTTACTAGTTATAAATGCATCTTTAAGATGCTCACATttaaattaactggttttattcagGTTGGGGGGAAAATATTCAGTATCACACTGAATGAATCGGAATATGTTTTtaccaataaaacatttttggtgaATTAGGGCTATTAAGGTAAAGGTAGAAAAAGCTAAATTAATAATGGCTGgcaggtaataataataataaaactgcagttgatgttttaatgttctttggtaaaataaataaaagtaaataaaccaACAAAATACGaacaaaattttattaaaaaaatggaatTCAAGAGATCAGTTTAAAAAGgcacaaacaaaaacagaagaacaTTTTGTTGTTgcaatttttcttaaaaaaaaaaaaaagtacaagaaaATCAGAAACTGTGGCACAGGAAGACAAATTTCCGGCTAGAAGCTCCGGTTAACATGCAACCAAACTGGTTTTCCAGATACCTGTACAAAATGTGTTATTGTATAAATAAAGAATGTTTAAAAAAGCTGTTCAAGAGACAAGCCATTTGTTCAGAACAGTATTCAGTACTGACGTCTTCACAACTTCCCATCTCTAGACATCTGGATACTGTCTACCGACCCAAAACAACTAAACACAGGTCCCGTCTTGAGGCACTTGGATGACAGCGGCGCTACAATAACTGAATGGTTCTGTTGTTTATGGCTTCATCTGGTGAACAGCCTGAACACCCCATGCTAGCAGCAATGCATTTTGAAACTATGAAATGAGCTCTTCTTTGAAAATCTGACCCGGTCGATGAGAACAGAGCACTGGCTTTCACATTCAGCATCGTCCCAGCTGTTGAGAATCCAGAATAATTTAGATATATGCAATCAATCTGAATAAAAACCAACACATTTCATAGTTTCAAAACCATGTTTAACGTTTTGTGTTAATAATGGATGAAACGATTTATCGAAATAAATCCCATTTTCCTTCATGAGGTGAATTGCATAAGAAATAACTTTAGTACAGAAGATCTGACTAAAAACATTAACAGTAAAATCACACTGAAAAGTGGACGAAGGACCAGAAGTCAAAGTAATGGAAAAAGGTGATTCTGACAAACTCATCAGTAACTTAATCACTCACGCatggatttttgtttgttttttattgtatcttGGTGGCGTATCTTTGGTAGCTGGAACGAATCCATTCTTTGGGAATCTAAAGACAAGTGTATCACAAAGATTTCAATGACTGCCAATAGATTTCAGCCTGAGTGACGGTAAACTGGTAAAGAGGTATTGATCCGTTTCAATAACACAACTTCTTTGAATGTAATGTCAAACTATCCTAGAAGGTAATCAAGCTAGCAGCTATTTTCATGGACGGAGAAGAGTCTCTTAATGAACACCATTGAATAGTTTTCAGATCAAggtcataaaatgtaaaatgcaccAAGGGGAAGCCCTGAAACGAAGGAAGTAAGAACTGCATCCCGTGCCTTTAGTGTTATAACATAAGCCCTTGTGTTTCTATCCTACAGAAGAGTGATTCTTCTACTCTCTTACAAATAAAAGTGCTTTAAAcagttcttcacagcgatgccattcGGTTTAAGtctctttaaagaaccatctctttcttcgctttttataatctgaagaaccaaAAAAGAAGCTTTctggttcttcagatgttaaaggttcttaatggaaccatttaaggttcttctatggtattgtgaagcacctttattcttaagagtgtaaagacatttataacatatGTAGGTGTTTTTCAtcaatgatacaaaaaaaaataataataattttggataTTCAAACTCTTTTAGAAGTGCATCGTGATTGACCAAGACAGTACATTTCAAGTAAAACAACAAACAGCACAGAGAAGAACATTAAAGAAAATCAAGAAAAAGTCTTTCCtttgcacacaaacaaaaaaaaacaatcctatTAATCTGGGATTTAAAAAGGAACAGCAACCGATACACACACAACCAGACAAATTCATCATCGAAACAGTTTTCAGAAAGTAAAGCGTTGCCCAAACACTACAGCTAATCTCACAgaagataaaacaaaacacatcagtgaaaacaaatcataaaaaaaaaaaaaacagcagcatgAAGGAAGAAAGTGACTACACACGCTGAAGAACTGCTTCTGTCCTTCTCGATCCTAAACGTCTGTTCCATATAATCGTTTCTCCTGCTATACATGTCTCATGTATAACCCCAGCACCATTTGGAAGTTATTTCTACAAATCTCTGCACTGCACAGAACCAAAGCCACGATAACACACAAGCTGATGAAGACATGGCGACCTGACACACTGCAAAACAGCTTCTTGGTCTTGTTTTACAAAACATCTGAAAAAGCTAAGATATAgtagagtttctttcttcttgggaacagatttggagatatgtagcattgcatcagtgtctcatcaatggatgctctgcagtgaatgggtgccgtcagaatgagagtccaaacagctgataaaacatcacaataatccacagcactccagtccatcagtgaacatctggagaagacaaaagatgaaacacatccagcaagCTTTTCTCTTCGATCATTGATGGActggatcacttgtggattattggatTATTAAGAAGAATGGAAATAAAGAATGTCAATATGGTAGTAAAAATAAACTTGATACTATGATTCTTGTTTTTAATTCATAATCTACAAAACCTGCATAAAAAGTAAGCCAGATAGAAACCAAATGCCTTGATTTCCTTCCCTTTTCATGATTATATTCTCCTACTGCAGGTGTTTGATGGATTGATTTATACTCTTAAATGACACATTTCTGCTTAACTACAGCACGAAGAGAAATATTATAGAGTTATAGCAGTGTGGTACTGGGAAACTTCATCAAGTCATGTGTTATCATCACTTTTATGAACTATTTTTGATATTAACAAAGCACTTAAAGTCACTTCCTCGAAACTCCTGTACTGTAACCCAATGGAGCCCATATGTGCATTATTACCATGCACATTTAGACACAAAAACCAGCCATATTTGATTTCATTACTGTATAAAAATACTTAATCAGTTTTATCTCTTACTTTAGCTACAGTATCAAGAGgatacagaaatataaaataatttattttaaaaaatttcaaTTTGCAATAAAAAGGATTTGATCCTGAATACTGTAATGTCAAGCACAAACTGCTCCACAGGTAATCATTCGATTTAAAATGTTCCTCATAAAATACCTTTTAATAAAATTCAGATTAATTTTCATtactaattaaaaagaaaacacacatgacTGGAGAATTGCTATTTCTGcatctaatattttatatgaGCTTGAAGACAAAGGTTTATTGTGCACCAAACTCTGTAATAAGTAATAAGTTAATGATTGTCTGTGAAGATTGAATTAGAGTGATTTCATCACTATTTCTTGGAAGATTCTTAAAATGGTGCAGCATGAAGAAGAAGtggctttaaatgtttttatgtttttaacaaAACACCTAAATATCAAACAACAAATTCTAAAAGAGGACAAACAAAACGCACTGTTTGCATATTAATCTGTACAAAAATATCTTACTGctgctgacaaaaaaaaataagaaaaaaagaatttttaaaaaaagttgcatattttacaaacaaaattctcatttttaactttttctttttttatcctcCCATATTAAAGAATTAGTACTTAAAAATAAGAATTTGCCATTTTGTGCATAAAAGAACACATTGTGTTTGCCTTACCCTTTTTTTAAtcagcattgttttgttttgtttttttttggttttgttatcAAAATAGATGAAAGATTGCTAGCTCTTTTGCACAGTCTCCCGCCGTTGGCTGAGTGACTCCTGAAGAGAGAGAGGAGTCGAACAAAAGATGAGTGATGTCCTACAAAAGATCCGGATTGCTCTGGGACTCTGTCTGTGGTAAACCCCGAGTGTCCAGAGCGCGGAGCAGCACCTCCAGAGGACCTGGGACCAAAACACAAGTCACTGATATATACAGGACAAATATGACACGAGTCACCGATATATACAGGAGAGACATGACACGAGTCATCGATATATACAGGAGAGACATGACACGAGTCACCGATATATACAGAAGAGACATGACACGAGTCACCGATATATACAGGAGAGACATGACACGATTCTCCGATATATACAGGAGAGACATGACACGATTCTCCGATATATACAGGAGAGACATGACACGAGTCACCGATATATACAGGAGAGACATGACACGAGTCACCGATATATACAGGAGAGACATGACACGAGTCACCGATATATCTCGTGTCACCGATATATACAGGAGAGACATGACACGAGTCACCGATATATATAGGAGAGACATGACACGAGTCACCGATATATATAGGAGAGACATGACACGAGTCACCGATATATACAGGAGAGACATGACACGAGTCACCGATATATACAGGAGAGACATGACACGAGTCACCGATATATACAGGAGAGACATGACACGAGTCACCGATATATACAGGAGAGACATGACACAAGTCACCGATATATACAGGAGAGACATAGTACAAGTCACCTATATATACAGTAGAGACATGACACAAGTCACCGATATATACAGGAGAGACATAGTACAAGTCACCGATATATACAGGAGAGACATGACACGAGTCACCGATATATACAGGAGAGACATGACACGAGTGTCCGATATATACAGGAGAGACATGACACGAGTCACCGATATATACAGGAGAGACATGACACAAGTCACCGATATATACAGGAGAGACATAGTACAAGTCACCGATATATACAGGAGAGACATGACACGAGTCTCCGATATATACAGTAGAGACATGACACAAGTCACCGATATATACAGGAGAGACATAGTACAAGTCACCGATATATACAGGAGAGACATGGCACAAGTCTACAGCTGCTAGACAAGAAGCAAAGCCAAGCAAAAAGCAATTACGTATTTTCTGttgaatacattttgtaaaatatttgttgGGACCTGTGAAACTTTTTCaaggaatctttgatgaataaaaagttacaaagaacattgtttatttaaaataaaaatgttgtgttaCAATATAAAGTactattcaaaattttggggttggtaaatttattattattattattatttttttttttaaatgaatctttactgtcattcagcaaggatacatatGTATTATATGATCTATTTTCCTGtatcttgatgagcataagagattcattaaaaaacataatcttactgatcccaaacttttgaacgtgtAATTTTAAAGGAATTTTAGAGAAGATGTTCTACAACACTACAAATTAATTACACGTTAATACATAAATTATCAACCATAAGTTGGTTTTGACTCAAATACTGGTTATAATAAAATCTGTGAATTGATAGTAGTTTATTATATGCAAGCTGTCTGCTTCTGAAAGAGACAGCACATGTTTGGTTTCTTGTCTTACCGTAGCTTCATTTGCTGTGCTGATAGGAATAATTAGTGTGTTCTGAAGGCGTCTCCATGGAAAGCTGCTGCTGCTGTCCACTGTTTTCCTGCGTGACAAAAACGAGAATGCATCAAATCTTCAAAACGGCCGTGTCCAGCATTCAGAGCAGCGTGTGTGGCCCAAGGCTGGTCATACCTCTAATGTAACAGTAGAGGGAGGCACTGGGGTGCACTGAGGGATATACGATCCTTGCATAGCTGCGTTAGGTATATACTGCAGGGCAAAATAAATAGTCATACATATAATATTTTCCCGTCATGTTTTGATGGTAATTAGGTTCTACTGAGAGGACAAACTCTAAATTGATGGTAATAGGCCCCAACCGTGCCAGCGCTGCCGAGCGACAGGTGACCGAGCTGCTGGGTCAGGGGTCCGATCATAGACGTGGGCTGAATGGACATCTGGTGATCCATAGCTGGAGTCAGAACGGCCCCCTACAGAGACAGAGATGCTCAGAAATCAAAGGTGATTGTTATATCCAAACCAACATAGTACGTGCTTCTTTTGCTACGATagttaagataaaaataaatctaaataaaaacagcagctgCTTGGAAACTTTTATGTGAAGTTCCCTGCAAAATGATATGTGAGCTCATATGTGAGCACTTACGGTGGGCTGCATGAGGTACGACTGATGATGCATCCAGGACGGGCTGTGCACCTGAGGACAGAGACAGAAGCATTGCACATCAATCAACCCATCATTTTCAAATCACTGAGTGAATTAAACGTCAGTGACACTGTGGATAAAATACAGGCAACCTGTCAGCTTATAGCTATCATTTTTAACCGATACTTACAAGGATTCCTAGATCATTAAATCAACTTCCTGCCATGTGTGTGGCATCTCAATCAGTGCTTCATCCACAGAAGACGTCAAACAGCTTGTTTTATGTCACATTGAATTAAATTTGCCTTCAGTTTTTGGTTTCAgctcaaaattttcattttgcccCATTAGTAGTTTCTCCAAATCCAAAATCACCATGCAGCCACTAGCAAAATAGTCAAAATGCATCATAACAGCCACTTTTAACTAGCTCTTCCAACGTGCGTTTGGGTCCATATTCTGCTCATCTGACGCCAGATGCTAATTGGGACTGGAACGGGTTGGGGTTTGCATCTGTCATGTTTGCATATCCTTTAAAGGTGATTTAtacactacatttaaaaaaattgtgaccctggagcaacaAGGCAGTCTTGAGTCGctggagtatatttgtagcaatagccaacaatatacACCGTATGGATCAAAATTAACTATTTTCCTTTTAGCCAAATatcattaggatatcaagtaaaaatcatgttccatgaagatattttgtaaatttcctacagtaaatatatcaaaacagtaatatgcattgctaagagcttAATCTGGataatttttaattcaattttctcaatatttagatttttttggcaccctcagattccagattttcaaatagttgtatctcagccaaatattgtcctttcCTAACAAATCAatacattgttattatttattcagctttcagatgatgtttgaatctcaatttccaaaaatttacccttatgactggtttgtggtccagggtcacatttgaggtctttaagatatatattttgaaagaaatgtaatatttttaaatcatcaaggatgcataaaattgaaccGTAAACtaatttagaatgttacaaaatatttccattacaaaaaaattattttcctttgaactttctattaattaaaaacatttgaaaaatgtatttctcagcaaatcagcatattagaatgatttctgaagtatcatgtggcCACTGACTGGAGACTACTGGTCAACTGATATATCGCCATTTTTCAACTTTTGGCATCGACCCTTTCAGCCTATGTGTTCAatgtgggacttttattttgacggtgcTCACACTGTCTCTCTGGTTTACTGTTGTCATTAACAGTTCTTTCTAATACGgacagaagtctgtctaataatcagacagAACAGTTAAACTAAGGAATTAATCTATATAGACGgtataataacaatttaattatatttaattatattaggcctattagtaatagaaagacaaatattataatactttctcgtttgccatcagcattaaacAAATacgcatttaaataatttaaacaaatctttgaatggctaatgaacatttaatttcacaaacattgcaaacttagttgaatccagctgtgttctctgtgtgaccaTCGGTCCGTGtgaattaaatgctttaaactttaaactcatgaTGTCAAATAATGCattgctttatgcatttgcccactgtcatattcatgtcattttctctgtgtgatgTTTGTAAAATGAGCGCCCCTGGCTTTatctgaaaaatatgattcccaatgcacacaaacgtCCCAGAATACTTAGTGCCCTgttgttttaattaaacatttatataaatactgtCATCTTAaatataagtatgtttattttacacatttattttttaatccattgtcaaatgatttcaaatttcttaaatatgaataataataatttaaaaatcatatgggctttatatcggctatcggTCCCCCTGCTttcaagatatcggcatcggctgtcaaagaACTGATGATGATTTTCATTGTTGGATGAGCTACTCCATTAAATATTCTTTTGTAACTTTTCATATAAGACAAATGTTAGGCGCAAGCAGACTGAGCTGTGGCGTCATTACTCAGTAATCCGGCTCTAATGGGCCGTTCAGTCCCTTTTGAGCACGCGTGCCAGACCAACAGGATCTCACTGTACATTATTTTCTTTTGCCTGCTCATCCATCAGCACTCAATAAGGTGTCAGAATTCCCACAAGCCCCAGCTCAGCTGAGTCACTGCGGTCTGATATTCTCACTGAACACATGTTGTGAGTCACTCTGTGTTTCATCCGACTGCTGTCGGCTTTGGCACACACTTAGCTTGAGATCACTATTGCAACAAAGATGAAACTTAATCTGGATTGACCTAAAATTTTctaataacacaaataaatggGTAATTAGAAATGACAAACAAGCAAGTCTGTTTAAGGACATGGAATTGTAAAACTAATGAGCGAAACAGTGAATTAACAAAAGGTTTTGTGGAGTAAAGCAGTCagtgtatgaatgagtgagtgaatgggtgaatgtgaggcaacttgtaaagcgctttgaatggccatggggtctgttgaaagcgctatataaatgcagtgcattttaccatttaccatttcaATCAACCATTATAACTCAAGCTGAGGAGACTAAACTCAATGCAATAGCAGAAATTTGACAATGAAACATGATTTATCTGAACCATATGTAGTCAAGGAGTCCCAGCAGACACATGAACCGCCTGAGGGGCCTAACAAGGCTATCTTCTGCTGCCCACAGTTTTACCACATTTGTAATAAATGTGAATGTACTAAAACAGTAACCAAATTTAGTAtacaaa encodes the following:
- the LOC127967928 gene encoding uncharacterized protein LOC127967928, with the protein product MSLLYISVTCTMSLLYISVTCVMSLLYISETRVMSLLYISVTCTMSLLYISVTCVMSLLYISVTRVMSLLYISDTRVMSLLYISVTRVMSLLYISVTCTMSLLYISVTCTMSLLYISVTCVMSLLYISVTRVMSLLYISVTRVMSLLYISVTRVMSLLYISVTRVMSLLYISVTRVMSLLYISVTRVMSLLYISVTRDISVTRVMSLLYISVTRVMSLLYISVTRVMSLLYISENRVMSLLYISENRVMSLLYISVTRVMSLLYISVTRVMSLLYISMTRVMSLLYISVTRVIFVLYISVTCVLVPGPLEVLLRALDTRGLPQTESQSNPDLL